The DNA window TAGATGGCTATCCCGAAAAAGGCGGCTACCGGGGTCACTATTATAAGGGCGAGCAAATTAATGTTGAAATTTTAAGTTCCCACAAAAAGAGCTTTTCTCATTGGCTTGTCAATGGCAAACAACTGACAAGCAGTCGCCTGCTATATCCGGTCCAGTCAGAGACGGTCGTAAAGCCGGTTCTAAAAAAACATTCGTGACCTATTGCTCACCAAGAAGTCTTGCCGCCTCTTTTGCAAAATAGGTAATAACCATATCCGCACCGGCCCTTTTAATACACGTCAGCGTCTCCAACATGGCATCTTCAGCATCAATCAGATTCTTTTCGCTAGCAGCAAGGATCATAGTGTATTCCCCGGAAACGTTGTAGGCGGCAACGGGAATAGTGAATTCTCGTTTGACACTACATATGATATCTAAACAGGTAAGAGCAGGCTTAACAATAACGATGTCTGCACCTTCTTCGATATCGAATCCCACCTCGCGGAGAGCCTCAACGCCGTTAGCAACGTCTATTTGGTGTGTGGAATGCTTGCCGATTTTGGGCTTGGATTTGGTGCCTTCCTTGAATGGCCCGTAAAACTTAGATGCGAATTTTGCGGAATACGGCATAGTAAGGGTTTGATGATAGTTGGAGTCATCCAAAGCAGTTCGAATAGCCTGAACCACACCGTCCATCATTCCTGAAGGTGCTAGAACGTCCGAACCCGCTTCCGCCAGTGACAAAGCTGTCTTCTCAATGATCTCTAACGTCAGATCATTATCAATTTGATCACCTCTTATAACGCCACAATGCCCGTCAATGGTATATTCACATAAACAGACGTCAGTAATTACCGTTAATTGAGGCAGAGCACTCTTAAGCTTTCGAACAGCCTTTTGTGTTGCTCCCTCCGGAGAATATGCCATCGAAGCATTTTTGTCCTTCTCTCTTTCTGATGGCAGACCGAATAGAAGTACGGCAGGGATTCCTAATCTGCTTACTTCCTTAGCCTCCTCGATCAGATAATCTCCAGACAAGAAATAACATCCCGGTATTTCTGACATTGGTGATTTTATGTTATCCTCACCGACAACGAACAAAGGATAGATCAGGTCATCCACCGAGAGCCTTGTCTCTCTGACCATTCTTCGTAACGTTTCCTTGTACCTTAGTCTTCTCAGTCTGTGGACCGGAAAAGCCATCCTACGCCTCCTCGTTCACGGGAAAAACTTTCCCCATAATATCTCTACGAATCTCTTCTTTGAACTCCACAATTCGCGGAATCTTATAATCGGCCAGTTTGTCCTTGCAATAGCTGATCACCTCGCTAACCCCGCAGTCAGGTTGAGCAATAACTATTGCCTTAATGATCTCCATCCCTCTTCTGTTTTCTACGCCAAAAACGAAAGCCTCTCTCACTTTGTGAAATGATACCAAAACATTTTCGATCTCAACAGGATCCACCTTCACACCTGCCGCATTTATCACCCTTTTTTTTCTGCCTGAAATGTACAGCCTTCCATCACCCGCCAGCATTCCGAGATCTCCGGTTCTGAAGTAGCCGTTGTGAAAAGCTTCTTCGTTCAGCTCTGATTCTTGTACATACCCCTTCGTGAGGGCGGGACTTCTTACCATGATTTCACCTGATTCCGTTGAAGGGAGTTCCTCACCTGTCTCCGACACTATTTTTACTTCCACATTCTTCAAAGGTTTGCCCAGAAAATGGACATCTTCCCCCAAGTCTTCCAGCTGGATACTAATCGTTCCGGCCTCAGAAGAACCGTATAATTGGCGTATTTTCATGCGAAATTTTTTCATAAAAGTGTTTTGCAGCCCCTCGGGCATGGGGGCACCTGTGGAAAGGCAAAACCTCACGGATGGAAGATGACAACCCTCATCTACAGCCTCAGACAACACACTGAAAACAAAGGGTGAACCAAACACTATCGTAACTTTCTCTTGGCGAATAAGATGAATCATCTTTCTTGCGGAAAATTGTCTCATAACGACCGCGGTTGCTCCCCTTGTGATAGGGAGAAACATACAATTCGCAAAACCATTCGCATGATAGAATGGTACGACACTCAGGAATCTGTCTTGATCTGTTACGCGGAGGGCCCCGGCGACATGTCCTGCGTTGTTAATCAGATTAGCCTGGGACCTGGACACTACTTTGGGCCTACCCGTAGATCCTGAAGTGGTGAGCCAAAGAACCTCTGAGTCTGGATCCGCCCTCTTGAACTGATCTCGCTCCCCTTCCGTCTTTAAAAAGTCTCCTTTATCCCTTCCACATCCCTCGAGTCTGTCGATCACAACTAGCCTTTCTTTTTCTATTTGACTCCGTATGCAACCCCATCGAAAAGCCAGATCGCTAGTTGTAATCACCGCGGAAATGCCATACTTATCCAAGAAGTACCGAAGTTCTATTTCCTTCAAATGGGTATTCAAAGGAATGGAAATGGCGCCAATCTGAACATTGGCAAAAAACGAAAAAACGAATTCAGCGCTATTGGGCAAAAAAAGGGCTATTTTTTCGCCCTCACGTATTCCCAGAGTGGTGGCTAAATGCCGAGCCAGATTCTCCTTTGACATGTTTAATTGAAGATACGTGTAGCTCCTTTGGCCGTCCACGACCGCCACGTGTTCAGGTCTCTCATGAGCTAACTGCCTGACAATATCTTCTATCAATCTACGCTACTCCCCACTCCCCATGTGTGCACTATCAAGGCGCGCTACGTCGCATTTCAATCTTGTGGTCGTCTTGCCCTTTGAAAAAGCCTTGAGCCATGTAGGCCTTGCAGAAGCATGGTTCACCGAGAGGATGCCTTGGAAATGCGCCCATCTATGTATGTCGAGAGCCTATCTAGGTCCGCAAGAACTTCCAGTTCCAGAA is part of the Deltaproteobacteria bacterium genome and encodes:
- the hemB gene encoding porphobilinogen synthase, encoding MAFPVHRLRRLRYKETLRRMVRETRLSVDDLIYPLFVVGEDNIKSPMSEIPGCYFLSGDYLIEEAKEVSRLGIPAVLLFGLPSEREKDKNASMAYSPEGATQKAVRKLKSALPQLTVITDVCLCEYTIDGHCGVIRGDQIDNDLTLEIIEKTALSLAEAGSDVLAPSGMMDGVVQAIRTALDDSNYHQTLTMPYSAKFASKFYGPFKEGTKSKPKIGKHSTHQIDVANGVEALREVGFDIEEGADIVIVKPALTCLDIICSVKREFTIPVAAYNVSGEYTMILAASEKNLIDAEDAMLETLTCIKRAGADMVITYFAKEAARLLGEQ
- a CDS encoding acyl--CoA ligase — encoded protein: MIEDIVRQLAHERPEHVAVVDGQRSYTYLQLNMSKENLARHLATTLGIREGEKIALFLPNSAEFVFSFFANVQIGAISIPLNTHLKEIELRYFLDKYGISAVITTSDLAFRWGCIRSQIEKERLVVIDRLEGCGRDKGDFLKTEGERDQFKRADPDSEVLWLTTSGSTGRPKVVSRSQANLINNAGHVAGALRVTDQDRFLSVVPFYHANGFANCMFLPITRGATAVVMRQFSARKMIHLIRQEKVTIVFGSPFVFSVLSEAVDEGCHLPSVRFCLSTGAPMPEGLQNTFMKKFRMKIRQLYGSSEAGTISIQLEDLGEDVHFLGKPLKNVEVKIVSETGEELPSTESGEIMVRSPALTKGYVQESELNEEAFHNGYFRTGDLGMLAGDGRLYISGRKKRVINAAGVKVDPVEIENVLVSFHKVREAFVFGVENRRGMEIIKAIVIAQPDCGVSEVISYCKDKLADYKIPRIVEFKEEIRRDIMGKVFPVNEEA